The Manis javanica isolate MJ-LG chromosome 4, MJ_LKY, whole genome shotgun sequence genome contains a region encoding:
- the HTR6 gene encoding 5-hydroxytryptamine receptor 6, with the protein MVPEQSPTNYSNPDPGSGPPSGPGGSGWVAAALCVVIALTAAANSLLIALICTQPALRNTSNFFLVSLFTSDLMVGLVVMPPAMLNALYGRWVLARSLCLLWAAFDVMCCSASILNLCLISLDRYLLILSPLRYKLRMTAPRALALVLGAWSLAALASFLPLLLGWHELGRVRASAPGQCRLLASLPFVLVASSLTFFLPSGAFCFTYCRILLAARKQALQVASLTTGQGLETLQLPRTPRPGVESADSRRLATKHSRKALKASLTLGILLGMFFVTWLPFFVANIAQAVCDCISPGLFDVLTWLGYCNSTMNPIIYPLFMRDFKRALGRFLPCPRCPREHQASLASPSMRTSHSGPRPGLSLQQVLPLALPPDSDSDSGGSSGLQLTAQLLLPGEATQDPQPPARTTAVVSFFSIDPVEPELRLHPLGTPRN; encoded by the exons ATGGTCCCTGAGCAGAGCCCCACCAACTACAGCAACCCGGACCCGGGGTCCGGGCCGCCGTCGGGCCCGGGGGGCAGTGGCTGGGTGGCGGCCGCGCTGTGTGTGGTCATCGCTTTGACCGCGGCGGCCAACTCGCTGCTCATCGCGCTCATCTGCACGCAGCCCGCGCTGCGCAACACGTCCAACTTCTTCCTGGTGTCGCTCTTTACGTCGGACCTGATGGTGGGGCTGGTGGTGATGCCGCCTGCTATGCTGAACGCGCTGTATGGGCGCTGGGTGCTGGCGCGCAGCCTCTGCCTGCTGTGGGCCGCCTTCGACGTGATGTGTTGCAGCGCCTCCATCCTCAACCTCTGCCTCATCAGCCTGGACCGCTACCTGCTCATCCTCTCGCCGCTGCGCTACAAGCTGCGCATGACGGCTCCGCGCGCTCTGGCGCTCGTTCTGGGTGCCTGGAGTCTCGCCGCGCTcgcctccttcctgcccctgctgctgggctggcaCGAGCTGGGCCGCGTGCGGGCGTCTGCCCCGGGCCAGTGCCGCCTGCTGGCCAGCCTGCCCTTCGTCCTCGTGGCGTCGAGCCTCACCTTCTTCCTGCCCTCAGGCGCCTTCTGCTTCACCTACTGCAGAATACTGCTGGCTGCCCGAAAGCAGGCCCTACAGGTGGCCTCCCTCACCACTGGCCAGGGCTTGGAGACGCTGCAG CTGCCCAGGACCCCACGCCCAGGGGTGGAGTCAGCTGACAGCAGGCGTCTGGCCACCAAGCACAGCAGGAAGGCCTTGAAAGCCAGCCTGACACTGGGCATCCTGCTGGGCATGTTCTTTGTGAcctggctgcccttctttgtgGCCAACATAGCCCAG GCTGTGTGCGACTGCATCTCCCCAGGCCTCTTCGATGTCCTCACATGGCTGGGTTACTGTAACAGCACCATGAACCCCATCATCTACCCACTCTTCATGCGGGACTTCAAGCGGGCCCTGGGCAGGTTCCTGCCATGTCCCCGCTGCCCCCGGGAGCACCAGGCCAGCCTTGCCTCACCTTCCATGCGTACCTCTCACAGCGGCCCCCGGCCAGGCCTTAGCCTGCAGCAGGTGCTGCCTCTGGCTCTGCCCCCGGATTCCGACTCCGACTCCGGCGGCTCCTCAGGCCTGCAGCTCACAGCCCAGCTGCTCCTGCCTGGAGAGGCCACCCAGGATCCCCAGCCACCTGCTAGGACAACTGCTGTGGTCAGCTTCTTCAGCATTGACCCCGTGGAGCCTGAGCTGCGGCTGCATCCCCTCGGTACCCCCAGGAACTGA